The following are from one region of the Coffea eugenioides isolate CCC68of chromosome 2, Ceug_1.0, whole genome shotgun sequence genome:
- the LOC113759471 gene encoding uncharacterized protein LOC113759471: MESTGRLNDALPTSRVRTKKEEIRLYTDAAISAKRARTGQGIITRNWKGQLSKAKGIVTQGKGSASEVEARAVRNALLMATQAGWTKIIVHTDCKSVVEQITKCKEYDYMTVTILEDVQELSLAFERCSFVFIPRTENQISHELAQYAVKLVHEIEWENDFPIWLTDLTRTDMRVVSPFCN, translated from the coding sequence ATGGAAAGTACAGGGAGGCTGAACGATGCCTTACCTACTAGCAGGGTGCGGACAAAGAAGGAAGAGATAAGGTTGTATACTGATGCAGCTATATCAGCTAAACGAGCCAGGACTGGACAAGGGATTATAACAAGGAATTGGAAAGGACAGCTTTCGAAAGCAAAAGGAATTGTCACACAGGGAAAGGGATCGGCAAGTGAAGTGGAAGCTCGGGCTGTGAGAAATGCTCTACTGATGGCTACCCAAGCAGGTTGGACAAAAATTATAGTCCATACAGACTGCAAATCAGTGGTTGAGCAGATTACTAAATGCAAGGAGTATGACTACATGACTGTAACTATCTTAGAAGATGTGCAGGAACTTAGTCTAGCTTTTGAAAGATGTTCCTTTGTGTTTATACCTAGAACTGAAAATCAAATCAGCCATGAATTAGCACAATATGCTGTGAAGCTTGTACATGAAATTGAATGGGAGAATGATTTCCCAATATGGCTGACTGACTTAACTAGGACGGATATGAGGGTAGTATCCCCTTTTTGTAACTAA
- the LOC113761251 gene encoding uncharacterized protein LOC113761251: MLQSCIPFSIFPRQSLNSKFSSIRVLIQSPLKVKALPSGAGEAVNEVSQNRLLQVVLVSPQIPGNTGCIARTCAASAVGLHLIEPLGFQVDDTKLKRARLDYWLYVVVKVHGSWGEFRYYFSQQTGEKRLLAFTKRGAIVHSEVSYRKGDWLVFGSETSGLPPEGLLDCKTEPQGGGAIRIPMVETYVRCLNLSVSVGIALYEASRQLNYEQIQCPSEPYMDTESSFVTEEIFA; encoded by the exons ATGCTCCAATCTTGCATCCCTTTTTCTATTTTCCCCCGACAAAGCCTAAATTCCAAGTTTTCCTCTATTCGCGTTCTCATTCAATCTCCTCTAAAA GTGAAAGCTTTGCCCAGTGGAGCTGGGGAGGCTGTCAATGAAGTTTCCCAGAATAGACTTCTTCAAGTCGTGTTGGTTTCTCCTCAG ATACCTGGAAACACTGGGTGCATAGCCAGAACTTGTGCAGCATCAGCAGTTGGACTACATCTGATTGAG CCATTGGGGTTTCAGGTTGATGATACAAAATTAAAACGTGCTAGACTTGATTATTGGCT ATATGTAGTTGTTAAAGTGCATGGCTCATGGGGAGAATTCCGCTACTATTTCAGTCAACAG ACTGGGGAAAAAAGGCTGCTAGCATTTACTAAGAGAGGAGCTATTGTTCATTCT GAAGTTTCTTATAGGAAGGGCGATTGGCTTGTATTTGGCTCAGAAACCAGTGGCCTGCCGCCTGAAGGCCTTCTTGATTGTAAGACAGAACCACAGGGTGGTGGTGCTATACGAATCCCCATGGTTGAAACATACGTTAGATGTCTCAATTTGTCTGTGAGTGTTGGCATTGCTTTGTACGAAGCATCTCGACAGCTAAATTATGAGCAAATTCAATGTCCATCAGAACCTTATATGGACACTGAATCATCATTTGTTACTGAAGAGATTTTCGCTTGA
- the LOC113761038 gene encoding DNA damage-repair/toleration protein DRT100-like: MGRMKVSLAALVTLAFCFSANACPPGDRAALLAFKAALNEPYLGIFNSWTGTDCCTNWYGVSCDPDRRVADIVLRGESEDPIFEKAGRSGYMSGEIAASVCQLDRLTTLVVADWKAIAGEIPACIPSSLPILRIFDIVGNQISGKIPADIGSLGRLTVLNLADNKLTGAIPPSIVNLGSVMHLDLSNNKLTGEIPADVGKLTMMSRALLSRNQLTGSIPISFANIYRLADIDLSMNRISGSIPAQLGTMPVLSTLNLDSNRLSGSIPTSLLSSAGLNVLNISRNSLEGNLPDVFGPKTYFTVLDLSYNQLRGSIPKSLSSAKYIGHLDLSYNHLCGPIPVGSPFDHLEASSFANNDCLCGSPLRTC, translated from the coding sequence ATGGGGAGAATGAAAGTTTCCTTGGCCGCCTTAGTAACATTGGCTTTTTGTTTTTCCGCTAATGCCTGCCCGCCTGGGGATCGGGCAGCATTATTAGCTTTTAAAGCTGCCCTCAACGAGCCTTACTTGGGCATCTTCAATTCTTGGACGGGCACCGACTGCTGCACCAACTGGTACGGTGTCAGCTGTGACCCTGACCGACGGGTCGCCGACATTGTCCTCCGGGGAGAATCCGAGGACCCCATCTTTGAGAAAGCCGGCCGGTCCGGTTACATGTCAGGTGAAATAGCAGCTTCTGTTTGTCAACTCGACCGGCTCACCACCCTCGTCGTCGCAGACTGGAAGGCAATCGCGGGGGAAATCCCGGCTTGCATTCCGTCCTCGTTACCCATTCTCAGAATCTTCGACATAGTTGGAAACCAGATCTCCGGCAAGATTCCGGCCGACATAGGCTCACTGGGTCGACTAACTGTTCTCAACCTCGCCGACAACAAGCTCACCGGTGCGATTCCGCCGTCGATTGTCAACCTCGGGAGCGTCATGCATCTCGACCTCAGCAACAACAAACTCACAGGAGAAATCCCCGCTGACGTCGGAAAACTAACCATGATGAGCAGGGCACTGTTGAGCCGTAACCAGCTCACCGGTTCAATCCCCATCTCATTTGCTAACATTTACAGGCTGGCCGACATTGATCTATCCATGAACCGGATCTCCGGTTCGATCCCGGCTCAACTCGGAACAATGCCGGTTCTGTCAACCCTTAATCTAGACAGCAATCGACTATCCGGAAGCATACCGACGAGCTTATTAAGCAGTGCCGGGTTAAACGTTTTAAACATCAGCCGAAACAGTTTGGAGGGCAATTTACCCGACGTTTTTGGACCGAAAACTTATTTTACGGTCCTTGATTTATCGTATAACCAATTGCGCGGTTCAATTCCTAAATCACTATCATCGGCTAAGTACATTGGGCACTTGGATTTGAGTTATAATCACCTTTGCGGACCGATTCCGGTTGGCTCACCTTTTGATCACCTTGAGGCCTCTTCATTTGCTAATAACGATTGCTTATGTGGATCACCACTACGTACTTGTTAA